Genomic segment of Gilliamella apis:
TTTAAAACAACTTGCTTAATTCTATTTTGGGCTTCATGATATTCGATTGCTCTACTTTCAGTATTAACAACCATAACTTTTTTATCATTAATATGAGTTTTTAAAGGCTGTATAGATCGCCAATCAAAAACAACATCAACAGTGAATCCTTTCTTAACAAATTGTACACCAGCGTCATTAGAACCAGTGAAATCGTCTGCAATTATTAACCTTACCATTGACTAATCTTACTCAAAAAAAACTATTTTTAGGATTATACCGATTATTTAATCAAAAAAACAATAAAAATGATTAAAATAAATCATTTTAATCATAATGTGATCTGGATCATAGTTTTGTAATATTAAAATTGATCAATTATCTAACTTAAAATAACATTAAATGATTAAATTAAATCAATATGATTTTTAATACTCATTTAAATTGCAATCGATTGGAGCTAACTATGCACATTAACAGTACTGTCTTAAGTGGACAAGGTGTATTAAATGATCTTAATTTTCTATTCAAACAACATCGTCATGTCATATTTATGACTGATAAAAATATTATTAATTTACCAGTTGTAACTAAATTGATAAAAACACTTGTAGATACGGTTCATCATTTCACTCTCATTGATGATATTCCACCAGAGCCTAGTCATCATGATGTCATAAATTTATTAAATCGAATGAAAATAGCTAATGCTGATCTAGTTGTTGGTGTCGGTGGAGGTAGTGTTCTTGATGTTGCTAAATTAATTTCAGTGTTATGTGCTAAAGAGAATCAATTGACTCTTGAACAATTATTGGCAGGTGTGAAACCTTCTAAACGATGTACTTCCATTCTTATCCCTACTACGGCGGGAACAGGTTCCGAAGCAACTCCAAATGCTATTTTGGCTATTCCTGAAAAATCTACCAAACAAGGCATCATTTCACCAGTTATGTTGCCTGATTATGTGTGTTTGATTCCAGAATTAACTATTTCTATGCCAAATCATATTGCGGCCTCTACAGGTATTGATGCTTTGTGTCATTTAATTGAATGCTTTACAGCCAGTATAGCCAATCCGGTTGGTGATAATTATGCCTTAATAGGTATGGATAAATTATTTAAGTTTCTTGAGAGATCAGTAAATGATAAAACTGATTTAGAAGCAAAACTGAATATGCTTTGGGCTTCATATTATGGTGGTGCTGCGATTGCCCATTCAGGTACACATCTAGTTCACGCTATGTCATATCCTCTAGGTGGTAAATACCATATTCCTCATGGTGTGGCAAATGCCATTCTACTAGTTCCTTGTATGGAGTTTGTTCGTGACGCGGTGGTTGAAAAATTTGCACAAGCTTATGACTTATTGCCAGATGCAAACCTAAATTTAACTAATGAAGAAAAATCGCATGCATTAGTCAGTTACTTTAAAGATTTAGTCGGTCGTTTAGCACTACCTACAAAGTTACAAGAACTTAATATCTCGCCACAAGATTTACCCTATCTTGTTGATTCAGCTTTAGAAGTGAAACGTTTAATGAATAACGTTCCTAAACAAGTTACCAAACAAGATGTTTTAGCTATTTATCAATCACTTTTATAGACAATCCTACTCTTGGAGTAAAAATTATGAGCAAAAAAATAGAAGGAATTTTAACCGCCATTGTCACAACGTTTGATGAAAATGGGGATTTTTGTCCAAAAAGAATGCGTAAACAGGTTCAACGCCAATTAAATCATGGTAATAGTGTTTTTTGTAATGGTACCAATGGTGAATTTTTTGTTTTAACCCAGCAAGAAAAGATCAAAGTTACTGAGGTTTGCGTCGATGAAGTATCTGGACGTTCTCCTGTAATGTCTCACATCGGTGAAATTTCAACCCGAGAAACCATAAAATTAGGTAAGCAAATCGAAAAATTAGGCGTAGATGCTGTATCAGTAATAGCGCCATATTTTATTCCATTAAAACAAGAAGAACTCATCTATCATTATTCAACAATTGCAGATGCACTAACCGTTCCTGTTTATCTATATAACATTCCAGCCAGAACAGGTAACACCATTTTACCAGAAACAGCCGCCAAACTTGCCGAACATCCTAATATTGCTGGTATCAAGGACAGTGCAGGAAGTGCCGAAAGTTTGCAAGCCTTTCTTGATGTAGCAAAAAGCTTAGATAACTTTGATGTATTAACCGGTCCTGATTCATTGATATATCAAGGATTTGTTGGTGGTGCAGTTGGTTCGATTTCTGGGCTTGCTAATGTTGCACCGGGTTATATCAATGCTATCTGGAAAAACTTTAAAGCAGGTGACCTTGATAAATCTAAAGCAGCTCAGGATGCTGTAGGTGATTTAAGGAAAAATTTATATGCAACTGTATTCTCTCCGGCAGCAGTGAAAAAAGCGTTAACACTAATGGGAGAAGAAGTTGGTGTAAGTCGTTATCCAATCCAGTTTTCAGATGATCACATTGCAACCATTAAAACCATTGTGAATCATTTATAACAAATATTTAACATGTAATTATAAGAAATAAAGGTGATATATGCATTACTTTGGAACAATGGACACAATAATAATTGTTAGTATTGTTGTCCTTTATATATTAGCTACCTCATGGATGACTTATTTTTTAAGAAGTAAAAATAATAGTGATTTCATGGAAGGTTCTCGAGCTGTACCGGCGATAGTTGTTGGGATATTACTAATGACTGAGTATATTGGTGCAAAATCAACAATTGGCACAGCACAATCAGCGTTTGATAATGGGATTGCTGCATCATGGTCTGTAATTGGTGCTGCTATTGGTTTCCCACTTTTTGGATTATTGTTAGTAAAAAAAATCTATAATACTGGTGAAATTACTATTTCAGCTGCAATTGCTCAAAAATATGGTAATTCTACTAAGAATTTGATATCGATTATCATGATTTATGCATTAATACTTGTTAATGTTGGTAACTATATTAGTGGAGCGGCTGCAATTTCAACTGTGTTACAAATTTCATTGCCTGTGGCAGCATTTATTACTGCAGTAGTCAGTACCTTTTATTTTGCCTTTGGCGGTTTGAAAGGTGTTGCATATGTAACAATCGTTCATAGTGGTGTGAAATATTTTGGGGTGTTATTTATCTTAGGAACGGCTTTATACCTTACCGATGGTTTTGCTCCAATGATCGAACAAATGCCACCTCATTATTGGACATGGGATGGTTCAATTGGTGCAGGTACTATTTTTGCATGGCTAATCGGAACAATTGGTTCAATATTTTGTACGCAGTTTGTTATTCAAGCAATTTCATCAACAAAAGATGCTAAATCGGCTAAACGTGCTTGCTGGTATGCCTTCTTTTTCTGCTTACCTATTGCGATTGCGATTGCGGTTATTGGGGTATGTGCGAAATTTCTTCATCCAGATATTAAAAGCTTGTATGCGTTACCAGTATTTATTCAAGATATGAATCCTTTTATGGCTGGGATTATTACTACCTCATTAGTTGCTTCTATTTTTATCAGTGTGAGTACTGTTGCTCTAGCGATTGCATCATTAATCGTTAAAGATTTTTATGTTCCATACTTTAAACCAACGCAAGAAAAAGAATTTAAAGCGACAAAAGTCATCTCAGTTATTGTTGGATTTGCTCCGCTCTTGTTAGTTTTAGCCTTTCCTGAGGTCTTAAAGCTTTCTTTCTTTACTCGAGCAATTAGGTTGTCTATAACTATAGTTGCAATGATAGCGTTCTATTTACCATTCTTAAACAGTACTCGAGCTGCTAATATGGCATTAATTGGTGCCGCTGTTATCACCTCTACTTGGTTCTATTGTGGTGATCCATTAGGAATTAACAATATGTATGTTGCGTTACTTTCTCCAGCCATCATTATGTTGTTAGACAAATTATTCATCAGTCCTTTTGTAAAAGAAAAAACAAAAGCGGATTCTTTATAAGGAGATAAATTAATGACTCAAGTTAAATTGGACTGTTCGGGTAAATTGACTACAAATAATTC
This window contains:
- a CDS encoding iron-containing alcohol dehydrogenase, with amino-acid sequence MHINSTVLSGQGVLNDLNFLFKQHRHVIFMTDKNIINLPVVTKLIKTLVDTVHHFTLIDDIPPEPSHHDVINLLNRMKIANADLVVGVGGGSVLDVAKLISVLCAKENQLTLEQLLAGVKPSKRCTSILIPTTAGTGSEATPNAILAIPEKSTKQGIISPVMLPDYVCLIPELTISMPNHIAASTGIDALCHLIECFTASIANPVGDNYALIGMDKLFKFLERSVNDKTDLEAKLNMLWASYYGGAAIAHSGTHLVHAMSYPLGGKYHIPHGVANAILLVPCMEFVRDAVVEKFAQAYDLLPDANLNLTNEEKSHALVSYFKDLVGRLALPTKLQELNISPQDLPYLVDSALEVKRLMNNVPKQVTKQDVLAIYQSLL
- a CDS encoding dihydrodipicolinate synthase family protein; its protein translation is MSKKIEGILTAIVTTFDENGDFCPKRMRKQVQRQLNHGNSVFCNGTNGEFFVLTQQEKIKVTEVCVDEVSGRSPVMSHIGEISTRETIKLGKQIEKLGVDAVSVIAPYFIPLKQEELIYHYSTIADALTVPVYLYNIPARTGNTILPETAAKLAEHPNIAGIKDSAGSAESLQAFLDVAKSLDNFDVLTGPDSLIYQGFVGGAVGSISGLANVAPGYINAIWKNFKAGDLDKSKAAQDAVGDLRKNLYATVFSPAAVKKALTLMGEEVGVSRYPIQFSDDHIATIKTIVNHL
- a CDS encoding sodium:solute symporter family protein, which codes for MHYFGTMDTIIIVSIVVLYILATSWMTYFLRSKNNSDFMEGSRAVPAIVVGILLMTEYIGAKSTIGTAQSAFDNGIAASWSVIGAAIGFPLFGLLLVKKIYNTGEITISAAIAQKYGNSTKNLISIIMIYALILVNVGNYISGAAAISTVLQISLPVAAFITAVVSTFYFAFGGLKGVAYVTIVHSGVKYFGVLFILGTALYLTDGFAPMIEQMPPHYWTWDGSIGAGTIFAWLIGTIGSIFCTQFVIQAISSTKDAKSAKRACWYAFFFCLPIAIAIAVIGVCAKFLHPDIKSLYALPVFIQDMNPFMAGIITTSLVASIFISVSTVALAIASLIVKDFYVPYFKPTQEKEFKATKVISVIVGFAPLLLVLAFPEVLKLSFFTRAIRLSITIVAMIAFYLPFLNSTRAANMALIGAAVITSTWFYCGDPLGINNMYVALLSPAIIMLLDKLFISPFVKEKTKADSL